Genomic DNA from Ilyobacter polytropus DSM 2926:
CACATAAAAATAAATATCATATGAAAAAAGGGTGACCCACATGTATTTTTAATACCTGGGGCACCCTTTTTATATTTTCAGTATATATGTAGTTTTTAAATTAACTTTTTATATTAGATAGTTAAAAGGGAATATATTACCCCTATAGATCCAGCTATAGTTAGTCCTAAAACAATTTTAGTAGACATCTTTCCTTCATTTTCTGCAGCTTTACCAAACATTCCAAATACCAACGGATGAACTAGGAAAGGCATTGCAAAGATAAATGCTATCAGACCTGCTGCTGTTCCTCCAAACATTCCTCCCTGTACTGCTGCAAATAAACCAAAGTGAGAAAGTGCTGAAGACACTGCTATTGAAACCTGTTCTAAAGGCATTCCTGCAACGTTTAGCATAGTGAAACTTCCGAATACAGCAACTACCTGCCATCCAAATGCAAACTGCATAAGACCCTTTACTTCTTGTCCGTCGTCACCATCTGCTTTTCTTAAAGTTCCAATGGAAAATACAACAATTGCAAGACCTACACATATTAAAGGCAAAGTCCAGGCAACTATAATGCTCCCACGCTCTGCACTAGCAGCAAGGATAGAGAATACGAAGACATGTCCAAAGAACGGAATGTTTATCATTATAGGGGCTCTTGAAGCCGCCTTTTCTCCTAAGTCTCCACCGGTACAAGCACCTGTCAGTCCAGAGTGAGAAAGTGCTCCTGCCATTCCCGGAGCCAGATTTCTTACATTATTTGATTTACAAAGGAATATAAGTATTGCAAGTCCAGAAAACATCCAGAATACCTGACCTGAAAAACCATAAATCATAACATTTTTAACCCCTGCTATTTTGAAGGCGTCAGCCATTCTAGATCCACCTACTAGAAAACTTCCTGCCAACACTACTGGAATTCCTGCAAATAAAAGTGCATTTAAAGTCGGTCCAAATTTCCAGTTTGAAAATATCATACCTAGACCTGCCGATATAAGCATAGCGAAGAAAATCTGAGGAAGTGCGATAAATGGCTTAACCATTGATGCTATTTTAAGAGAAAGCATAAGAATACCTAGTATAGCTACCATCTCAACAAAACCTTTTCTTATATAAACTTGCTTGCTTGCTATTTTTGCCTTATTATCGATAAATATTATAGCCAGTACAATACTCAGGTAAGCCAAGAGCATATATGATTTTCCTAATACGCTATCTCCCTGAACCCCAACTATTAAGCTGTGAGTAGTTTGTATACCTATTAAAATAAAAAACGCTCTTATCAAAAAGAAAATCTGTGTACTGTTTGTTCCAAGAATTGTCTCATCCTTAGACGGTATCATTATATCGTCTACTTTGAGATCTTCCTTACAGAATATCTTTTTTATCTCTTGTCCCCCTACAAAGAAAGATGCTATAAGTGCGATAACCGTTGTTTTACTCGCCAATACTACCATTGGGAATTCAGCCAGTCCCGGAGTTGCCATTTGACTTTTTACCAATAGATATCCCATTGCCAGTCCAAATACAACAATTATTAGTATCGAGGAATATTTAGTCCCCGCTACAACTGTCCTTGATACCAACACCATAGTTATTAGTATTAGCATAGTGATAAAAAAATGATTCAGAGCTGAAATGTGTACAATTTGATCCATAACTTGTTCCAATTTTTGTTTACCTCCTTGAAGTTTTATGTTTAAGAAAGTTTAAATCGACACTAGGTTTTATTCTGTAGAAAAACTTCATTCTCTACCAAGAACGCTTTCCACATTTTTTAGTTTGAGTATTTTCCATTCGAATAATGATGAAATACTTTTTTAAAATTAACTTTTTTAAAAAATCGCATAAAAAAATAGGCCAACACAAAGAGATTACTTTGTAGTGGTCTATTAAAGTCTTGGCATACGCCTTCTCTAATCTTTACCGACAAAACAATATACTATAATTAGATTATTAAAATGTTCAAACTTCTGTAAAATATACTAATAGTCTTTTGACTTATTCAGTACTTTTATTAAAATCGATTTATTATAACTTAAATTTTGTACAATGTCAATTCATTTTTACATTTATTCTAATTATTCAGACAGACCCTTTTTAAAAAGGGTCTGTCTGAATATAAGGTTTAGGCTTCCTTTAAATACCCCGTATTTTTAGAAACTTTATTTTTATTGATAACTAGAACAAGGGAAACTATCCCCACAATCACTCCACCAAAATAAGGAACGGATCCTGTCATTCTTAGACCTTCAGGAGCCATAAGAATATAACAAGTCATTACCCCTGTCATAAAAGAAGCAGGCACTCCAGTGACAAACATGTTTTTATTATTCTTAATCAAAAAGTATGTACACATCCAGAGGGTGAATGTTGCTAGTATTTGATTTGTAAACGCCACATATCTCCAAAGAGTTGTAAATCCAAGCTGAGACATAAAACCAGCTACTAAAAAGAGCGGAGCAGAAACCAAAATACGGTTTTTAAAGGATTTTTGCTCAATCCCAACTGCATCTGCTATAGTTAATCTTGCACTTCTAAAAGCAGTATCTCCTGTGGAGATAGGCAGTGCAATTACTCCAAATCCTACTAAAATAATACCGGCTTTTCCGAGAAGTGACTTGGATATCTCACTTATAGCTACCATTCCTCCGCCACTTTGTGCCAGTCCCTCTGTACCTCCGAAAAATGCTATTGCTATTGCAGCCCATGTAAGAGCCACTATCCCCTCTATAATCATCGCACCATAAAAGGCCTTCCTTCCGGAAAATTCACTTTTAAGGCATCTCCCCATGAGTACACTCTGGGTAGAGTGAAAACCTGAGATAGCTCCACATGATATTACCACAAACATAAATGGGAAGATAGGCTTTCCTGCAGGATGAAGATTCTGAAATGACACCTCAGGAATGCTGTACCCTTTTATTAAAAGTGAAGCCATAAGAGCCACAACCATTATTATCAAAGAAGCTCCGAAAATTGGGTATATTTTACCGATTATTTTGTCAATTGGAAGCATAGTAGCAATGATATAATATATTGCTATCAAAAAAAGCCAGATTTCCTTTGATATTCCTGTATAGCTTTTCATTATTTCTGCAGGACCTGTTATAAATGCTATCCCAACTATTATCAATAAGATTACAGTGACAATTTTTATAAATCTCTCTGCACCTTTTCCAAGATACTTTCCTATAAGTTCAGGAATATTTTTTCCAGAATGTCTCATCGATATAAGTCCTGCATAATAGTCATGTACAGACCCGGCAAAAATACACCCGAATACTATCCAAAGAAAGGCAGCAGGTCCCCACATAGCTCCTGCTATAGCACCAGTTACAGGACCTAAACCTGCTATATTTAAAAATTGAATCAAAAGAGCTTTTTTCCAATTTATCTCAACATAATCCACTCCATCATTCATTGTCGTTACCGGAGTATCTCTAGAATCCACCCCAAAGTTTTTCTCAAGATATTTTCCATAAATAAAATAAGCTGAAATCAGCATCGCAACACTTATAAAATAACTATACATATTTATCCCCCTATAAACACCATCATAACTTTTTATTTTTAAATTTTAACCACCTAAAATATTATTAAGGCAGTTGCCAAAAAGGATAATAATATCCTCAGCAACTGCCCTTTAAGCCATTTAAATATCAAATCTCAGCTTATTTTTTAAGCCAAGACATCATTCCTCTTAACTCATTTCCTACTTTTTCTACCTGGTGTTCTTGCTCAGTTTTTCTCTTTTCGTTCATGAATTCCATTGTTTCACATTCTTTTATAAAGTTTCTAGCAAAAGTACCGTCTTGGATATCTTTTAATACTTCCTTCATTCCTTCTCTAGATTCTTTAGTTATAACTTTAGTTCCAGTGATGTAGTCTCCGTATTCAGCTGTATTTGAGATAGAGTCTCTCATAGATGTGAATCCACCGTCTATGATCATATCAACAATAAGCTTCATCTCATGCACACACTCAAAGTATGCCATTTCAGGCTCGTATCCAGCCTCTACAAGAGTTTCAAAACCAGCTTTCATTAGCTCAGTAACTCCACCGCAAAGAACTGCCTGCTCTCCAAAAAGGTCAGTTTCAGTTTCTTCTTTAAATGTAGTTTCGATAACTCCTGCTCTTGCTCCTCCAAATCCTTGTGCCCAAGCAAGTGCGATTTCTTTTGTGTTTCCTGAAGGGTCTTGCTCTATTGCAATAAGTCCTGGCGTCCCTGTACCTTGAACAAAAGTTCTTCTAACCATGTGTCCTGGTCCTTTAGGTGCTGCTAAGAATACGTTTAGATCTGGTCTTAAGTTTACGATATTGTAAAGAACGTTGAATCCGTGTCCAAATCCTAGGTAAGCTCCCTCTTTAAGATTTGGTTCAATCTGCTCAGCGTAGATTTTACCTTGAGACTCATCTGGGATAAGTATCATTACAACGTCTGCATCTTTTACTGCATTTGCTATAGTATCTGCTTTAAGACCTGCAGCTCTTACTTTTTCCATTGTCTTTGAACCTTCTCTTAATCCTACTGTAACATCTACCCCTGAATCAAAAAGGTTTAAAGCATGTGCATGTCCTTGGCTTCCAAACCCAACTACTACTACCTTTTTCCCCTTTAAGATATCGATGTTACAATCCTTTTCTGTGTACACAGTTACTGCCATTTTTTTATTCCCCCTTATTTATTTTTGATTTATTTTAATGGTGTTGAAAACATTATATTATATCTACACTTACTATATCTACTATTTTGTATAAATTTATTTTTATCTGTTCTAAGAGAGCTTGATCACTTTTGACGACGGCTAAAGTCATTTTTATATTTTCAGGATCTTCTTTACAAGTGTGTGCAACAACACTTTCTAAATTATATCCTTTCTTATTAAATAGATTATAAATTCTCGAATGAGTACTTATTTTATTTTTCGCCGTTATCAAAAGTTCTCTTTTCATATCTTCGCTCCTTATTTTTAAATATTTGGATGAACTAGTGTCTGATATACATTCTTTTTTCTGTCTAAGACACATTCTATTATTACAGGTTCATCAGTGTCAATATTTTCATCACAGGCTTTTACAAGCTCTTCTTCATTGGTTACTTTTATGCCTTTTAAACCATAGGCTTTTGCTATCTGGATAAAATCAGGATTGACATCTAGATATACTCCAAAATGTTTTCCACCTTTGAATGTATCCTGAAGTTGTTTTACCATTCCTAAGGTGCTGTTGTTTATAATTAATATTTTAATGGGAAGTTTATACTGTTTTAGCATAATTATTTCCCCTACACACATCTGGAATCCACCGTCTCCCACAACAGATATAACTGTCGTATCAGGTTTTTTTATCTTGGCGGCTATTGCTGCAGGTATACCAAATCCCATAGCTCCTGCTCCACCTGAAGTTATAAAGGTTTTCGGTTTTCTAAACTTGTAATACTGAGCTACCCACATCTGATGTTGCCCCACATCTGTAGTTATTATAGCATTTTCATCAGTCTTTTGGCTCAGAATTTCAAAAATTCTTCTCGGCTCTAGAGAATACTTCTCACTAAACTTTGTAGGTGAGTATTTACCTCTCAATTCGTCTACCCTGTCTAACCAACGCTGTTCTTTTTTCTCGGAACTCATTTCCGACATTTTACTTAAAACCTCTTTTGCATCACCTTGTATAAATATATCCGCTACAATTATTTTTTTATTTTCAGCAGGGTCTATATCTATATGAACCACTTTGGCTTGATCTAAAAATCCTTCTGTATCACATGTAAGTCTGTTATCTAATCTGGTTCCCACTGCCAAGACGAAATCAGCTTCCTGAATTATTATATTCGTGGCTATACTTCCATGTACTCCTCCCATTCCTAGAAAAAGATTGTTGTCTCCTGGAAAGCCTCCCAATCCTAATAATGAAGAAGTCACTGGTATATTATTTTTAATAGCAAATTCATAAAGTTCATCTGCTGCTCCACTTCGTATTACTCCGGCTCCTGAAATAATTAAAGGCCTTTTAGCAAGTTTAAGGAGTCCTACAGCCTCTTCAACTTTAGTCATGTCCAGCTTTGGAATATGAAGAGATGGAAAAAGATTTAGCTTCTGGTTCAAAAGTATTCTGAACCTCTCTTCACTCATCTCTTCGTTTTGAATATCAGCTGGAAGGTCTATAAGAACCGGACCTGGTCTACCAGTTGTGGCAATATGAAAAGCCTCTTTTAATATTACCGGAAGTTCTTCAATAGATTCTACACTATAATTGTGTTTTGTTATAGGAAGAGTGACTCCTACAATATCCACTTCCTGAAATACATCTTTACCCTTATTAGACCTAGATACCTGACCTGTTATGGCTATCATTGGAGAAGAATCCATATAGGCAGTCATTATCCCCGTAACCAAATTGGTAGCTCCTGGACCTGAAGTGGCCAAGCATACCCCAGGGATGCCCGTAAGCCTTCCTGATGCATCGGCCGCATGAGATGCTCCCTGCTCATGTCTTGGGAGAATAAATTTTATATCATTATCCTCTCGAAGAGCTTCAAAAATGGAAAGTACTGCTCCTCCAGGATATCCGAAAATTTCTTTTATTCCCAGATGTTTCAGAGTCTCTAACAGAATTTGTGCCCCTTTCACGTCTAATGCACCCCCTATCTATTCTATTTATCAGACTACCCTTCGATTGCCCCACTGTAAGCCGATTTAACCTTTTCAGAATACTTTTTCAAATATCCACTTGCCTCTTTTTCAACTATAACTAATTTAGATTTTCTTTTTTCAAGTTCATCTTCGTCTATTACAAAATCAAGAGTCCCTTTGTTTATATCTATTTTTATAGTATCTCCTTCTTCTATAAGACCTATAGGCCCTCCCTCTGCTGCCTCAGGAGAAACATGTCCAATAGCTGCTCCTCTCGTAGCACCGGAGAATCTACCATCAGTAATAAGTGCCACTGTCTTGTCTAGACCTAATCCCACAAGTATGGATGTCGGAGTGAGCATCTCTCTCATTCCAGGTCCTCCCTTTGGACCTTCGTATCTTATTATAATTACATCTCCATCTTTTATCTGTCCGCCCATAAGAGCTGCTACTGTATCTTCTTCACTGTTAAATACTCTTGCAGGTCCGCTGTGAACCTTCATCTCTTCCACAACTCCACCTGATTTTACAACTGCTCCAAGAGGTGCGATATTTCCTTTTAGGACAGTAAGTCCTCCTCTTTGGGTATAGGGGTTAGAAAGTTCTCTTATTACAACTTTATCTGTCACTCTATGTCTTTTTAATACTTCTGACAATTTTCCGTTAACTGTTGTTTCATCTTCTAATATCTTTCCATCTATAAGCTCTCTCATCACTGCATGTACTCCACCTGCACGATCGAGGTCTTCTATAAAATGACTTCCTGCTGGAGAAAGTTTTGATATTTGAGGTACACTCTTGCTCACTTCATCAAAATCATCAAGGGTAAGATCCACGTCAGCATCATTTGCAATAGCTAAAAGATGAAGTACTGTATTTGTAGATCCTCCTAGAGCCATGTCCACTCTAACAGCGTTCATAAATGCTTTTTTAGTCATTATCTCTCTTGGTTTAACCCCGTTTTCAAGAAGTTCCAAAACTCTCATTCCGGCTTCTTTTGCCATCTCCATTCTTTTGGAGAATACTGCAGGAACAGTTCCATTTCCAGGAAGAGCCATACCCAATGCTTCTGTCAGACAGTTCATTGTATTTGCAGTATACATCCCAGCACAAGAACCGCATGTAGGACAGGCCTTTCCTTCTACTTCTGTAAGTTCATCTTCTGATATTTCTCCAGTCTGATATTTCCCTACATATTCAAAAACATCACTAAGAGCTATTTTTTTACCTTTATGAACTCCAGCTAGCATAGGTCCACCACTTATAAAGATAGCTGGTATATTAAGCCTTGCTGCAGCCATAAGCATTCCAGGTACTACTTTATCACAGTTTGGTATAAAAACTAAAGCATCTAAAGCTGCTCCTCTTACTTGAACCTCTATAGTATCAGCGATTATATTTCTAGAAGGCAGTGAATATCTCATTGCATCATTGTTCATAGCCAGTCCGTCACAAACTGCAATTGTAGAGAATTCAAAAGGAACTCCTCCACCCATTCTTATTCCATTTTTTACCGAATCAATTATTGTTTTTAGATGTACATGTCCAGGTACAAGTTCATTGAAGGAACCTACAACCCCTATAAACGGAGCCTGTATCTCTCTCTCTGTAAGTCCTAAAGCCTTTAAAAGACTTCTGTGTGGCGACCTTGCCACTCCTTTTTTTACTACATCACTTTTCATACTTTCCCCTTCCCTTTTTCAATATGAATTACCTATGTTTCACGAAAGATTTTTCTACTTTTGCAGAAGAACCTCTATCTCTTCCATAATTTTTTCTACTACCTCTTTAGTTCCTACGAGTTTTTCCGTTCCACTATAGATGTCACCTGTTCTATATCCTTTTTCAAGTACAAGCTCCACAGATTTTTCTATAATTTTTGCAGCTTCTTCCATATTGAAAGAATGTCTTAGCATCATAGCACCAGATAATATTGTAGCCATAGGGTTAACCTTATCCTGACCCGCGATATCTGGAGCTGAACCGTGAATAGGTTCAAAAAGTCCTACGCCCTTTCCAATACTTGCTGAAGGAAGCATCCCTATAGAACCAGAGATTACGCTAGCTTCATCAGATAATATATCTCCAAACATATTACTTGTAAGTATTACGTCAAACTGTCTAGGATTGATTACAAGCTGCATTGCAGCATTGTCTACATACAGATGACTGAGCTCTACCTCGGGATATTTCTTAGCCACTTTTTCCACTGTTTCTCTCCACAGTTTTGAACTTTCTAGTACATTTGCTTTATCTACACTTGTTACTCTTTTGTCTCTTTTAGAAGCAGCCTCAAATGCTATTTCAGCAATTCTCTCTACTTCTTCAGCAGAATAAGACATTACATCATATGCCTTGTCTCCCTCTCTGCCTTTTTCACCAAAGTAGATACCCCCTATAAGCTCTCTGACTATTAGGATATCCAGGTTATCTCCGATAATACTCTCTTTTAACGGGCTCTTGTCTCTTAGAGAACTATGGATTTTTACAGGTCTTAAGTTTGCAAAAACTCCCAGTTCCTTACGGATCTCAAGTAGTCCTCTTTCCGGTCTTAGATTAGAAGCAACGTTATCCCATTTTGGTCCCCCTACAGCTCCCAAAAATATCGCATCACTTTCTTTACATATATTTTTTGTGGCCTCTGGAAAAGGATGTCCTGCTTCGTCAAGACCTGCTCCCCCTATAGCCCCTCTTGTAAACTGAAGGTCTACGTTATAGGCCTTCCCTACTCTCTCCATTATCTTTACAGCTCCTGAAGTTATCTCTTCCCCTATATAATCTCCAGGTAAAAGTGCTATCTTATATGTTTTTGTATCATTACATTTTGTTTTTTGCATACTTAAATATCCCCCCGGCTTTTACTATTTCATAGGCATCACCCATGGATTTCAAAGAGAACTCTTCTCCTGTTGTTAGGTTCTTTATTGTGCTTTTCTCACCATCTAGTTCTATTTCATCTCCAGTGGAGAATTTATCAAATATTTTAGCTGCCGATTCATATGGTACTAAAAATGCACCATCTATGGCGTTTCTATAAAAGATTCTAGCATAGCTTTCAGCAATTACAGCCTTAACTCCTGCTTTTTCAAGGCACAGAGGTGCATGTTCTCTAGAAGAGCCACAGCCGAAGTTTTTCCCTGCTAACACCACTGTATAGTCACTTGTAAACTCCCCCTCTTTTACAAAAGGGCTGTCTTTTTTTATATCAACTGGAAGTCCTGAAAGTGCATATTTACCATAAAGTTTTGATTCTTCAGGATCATCTACTCTATACACAAGATATGAAGCCGGAATTATCTGATCTGTATCTATATCGTCTCCTAATACGTAAACTTTTCCTTTTATAATATCACTCATCTCTTACTCCCCCTCCATGAACTTTCTCGGATCTGTAATATAACCTGTGACAGCAGACGCCGCTGCTGTATATGGTGATGCAAGATATACTTTTGATTCCATCGATCCCATTCTTCCATGGAAGTTTCTGTTTGTAGTAGAGATTACTACCTCGTTTGCATGAGTTCTTCCAAAGGTATCTTCAGGCCCTCCAAGACATGCCCCACATGACGGTGGCCCTATTAAGCATCCTGCTTTTTCTAGTATTTCCATAAGTGTTTCGTCACCGATTTTTATCTCATTAAGATCTTTTTCTACCTTGGTAGTTGCAGGTACTATAAAGGTATCAACAACTGTTTTTCTTCCCTTTAATATTTCCGCAGCAGCATAGAAGTCTGTAGTCTTTCCTCCTGTGCAAGACCCTATATAAGATCTTGTTATTTTTACATCTTCCAAATTTTTAGCTTTTTCTACATTTGCAGGTGAATAAGGCTGAGCTACCACAGGTTCCATCTCTGCTGCCTCATAGATATGCTCACTCTTGTATGTCGCGTCTGCATCTGAGTGATATACATCAAAAGGTGCATCTGTTCTGGCTTTTACATAATCTATAGTTGTCTGATCTGGTTCGATTATCCCGCATTTACCACCGGCCTCTATAGCCATATTGCAGATAGTCATCCTTTCATCCATATTCAAATCACCTATAGCTTCTCCGTCATATTGCATACAGCAGTAAGTCGCACCGTCAAATCCGATGTCCCCTATAGTCTGAAGAACAATGTCCTTTCCCATTACATATTTAGGGAATTTACCGTTAAAAGTAAATCTTATTGTTTCAGGAACCTTTACCCAAAGTCTTCCTGTTCCCAATATAAATCCAGCATCTGTATTTCCTATCCCTGTGGCAAACTGTCCGAAAGCTCCTGCAGTACATGTATGAGAATCTGTCCCAAACATAACTTTTCCTGGCATTGCATGTCCCTCTTCAGCAAAAGCTATATGGCACACACCTTTATAATCTGATGTAAAAGGCTCATAGTAGTATTTTAGATCTTGTTCTTTCGCAAACTCTTTTACTATTTCAAGATTTCTCATTGCATATTTATCTTTTGTAAAAATATAGTGGTCTGGAATAAGTATAACTTTTTCCTTATCCCACACTTTTGCATTTTCACCAAATTCACGTTTGAATATGGAAGCTGCCCCAGGACCGCAAACGTCATGGGTAAGCAGGTTATCAACATCTACCCAAATGTTCTCACCTGGAACCACTCTTTCTTTATTTGATTTTTTAGCAAGAATTTTTTCAACAATTGTCATTCCCACAGTTTCCCCCCCTATTTATTTACATTTATTAAACTTCTGTTTATAGCATCTATATAAGCTACGGCACTTGCCTCTATTATATCAGTTTTGATACCCTTACCAATATATACTTTACCATCTATTTCCACTTCTACTCTTGCTTCACCTTGTGCATCAGAAGCACTTGTTATACTTTTTATAGAGTAATCTTTAAGTGTGCAATTTTTACATCCAGTTATTGTATTTATGGCGTTGTACACAGCACTTACCGGTCCGTCACCCTCTGCAATTGCAGTTCTTATTTCACTTTTGGCTACCATTTTTACCTCTGCCTGAGTAGTATGTCCCGGTATTCTAGTGATATTAAAACTTGTGAGATCATAAGATTTTTCAACGGTTCTAAGTCCACCAAGGGCTAGAGATTCAATGTCTTCATCTAAAATTTCTTTTTTAATATCTGTAAGTTTTTTAAATTTTTTGAAAATATCGTCTATTTTTTCCTCAGACAATTCATATCCAAGTTCAATTAGCTTATCTTTAAAAGCATGTTTTCCAGAATGTTTTCCGAATACAAGCTTATTTTTTGCTCTTCCTATACTCTCTGGAGTCATTATCTCATAAGTACTGCTGTTTTCCAATACTCCATGCTGATGTATACCAGATTCATGGGCAAAGGCGTTGTCACCTACCACAGCTTTGTTTGGCTGTATATCCACCCCAGTAAGCTTGCTTACTGTCTTACTTACGTGATAAATCTTGCTGTGATTTATTCCGCATTCTACACCATAACCTTCAGGTCTTACCTTAAGCGTCATAGCAAGCTCCTCTATAGCTGTGTTTCCTGCTCTTTCTCCTAGACCGTTTACAGTACACTCTATCTGTGCTGCCCCTGCACGAATTGCAGCTAAGGCATTTGCTGTAGCCAGTCCAAGATCATTATGGCAATGAACTGCGATTTCAGCTTTATCTATGTTTGGTACATTTTCTTTTATACCTTTTACTATCTCATAAAATTCCTCAGGATACGTAAATCCAACTGTATCTGGAATATTTACTACTATAGCTCCTGCATCGATAACTCCCTCTAAAACTCTGTAAAGGAATTCAGGTCTTGTTCTAGAAGCATCCTCGCATGAAAATTGAACTTCACAGCCTTTGGATTTTGCATACTTTACCATCTCTACAGCCTGGTTATATACTTCATCTTCTGACATCTTAAGCTTGTATTTCATATGAATATCGGATGTCGCTATAAAAGTATGTATTCTTGGATACTTTGCTTCTTTTACTGCATCCCATGCTCTGTCTATATCTTTTTCAGTTGCTCTGGCTAGAGAAGCGACTTTACATTTTTTTATAGTCTTAGCCACTTCTTTTATTGCATCAAAGTCGGCTTGAGAAGCTATGGCGAATCCAGCCTCTATAATGTCCACATTTAGTTCTTCCAGATTTTTTGCAATTGTTAACTTTTCTTCGATTGAAAGGTTTACCCCTGGTGTTTGCTCCCCGTCCCTAAGAGTTGTGTCAAAAATCTTAACTTTTCTCATTTTTTCCCCCTTTATTCTTCTCAAACTGTATAAAAAAAGCAGCCTAGTAGGCTGCTTAATAATCCCAAATTCTCGTTTTTCCCCATTCATCAAAACCCGTACCTGGTTATAACGAAACAAACCCTCTGTTTAAAAGGGCTGGAGATAAATGACTTAAGCTCCTAACACTGTTTATCTCTATTCTACTTTGTTGGTTTAGGACTAGCAGTAGGACCAGCAGCAGAGATAGCAGTAGAGATATTGAAATCGTGTAGGATATTATCATTTTTCTTCCTCCTTTTCGTTAATTGCCATTGTTTTTCGTGTTATGTAGAATTTTAACAAAATGGAGTTATAATGTCAACTAAAATAATGAAGTACAGTTAAACTTTTTATCTGATAAAGAGAACTTTTCAATATAAAATAACATTTTATATATCGCTCCCTACTAAAAAACCCTTTATTTAAAAAGAATAAAAAAATTTATTTGAAAATAAAATTACATATTAAATTTATTTTCACTCTTGTTTTTTTATATTTTTGTATTAGATTTATTTTACACTTGTTTACC
This window encodes:
- a CDS encoding 3-isopropylmalate dehydratase small subunit; the encoded protein is MSDIIKGKVYVLGDDIDTDQIIPASYLVYRVDDPEESKLYGKYALSGLPVDIKKDSPFVKEGEFTSDYTVVLAGKNFGCGSSREHAPLCLEKAGVKAVIAESYARIFYRNAIDGAFLVPYESAAKIFDKFSTGDEIELDGEKSTIKNLTTGEEFSLKSMGDAYEIVKAGGIFKYAKNKM
- a CDS encoding 3-isopropylmalate dehydratase large subunit, producing MTIVEKILAKKSNKERVVPGENIWVDVDNLLTHDVCGPGAASIFKREFGENAKVWDKEKVILIPDHYIFTKDKYAMRNLEIVKEFAKEQDLKYYYEPFTSDYKGVCHIAFAEEGHAMPGKVMFGTDSHTCTAGAFGQFATGIGNTDAGFILGTGRLWVKVPETIRFTFNGKFPKYVMGKDIVLQTIGDIGFDGATYCCMQYDGEAIGDLNMDERMTICNMAIEAGGKCGIIEPDQTTIDYVKARTDAPFDVYHSDADATYKSEHIYEAAEMEPVVAQPYSPANVEKAKNLEDVKITRSYIGSCTGGKTTDFYAAAEILKGRKTVVDTFIVPATTKVEKDLNEIKIGDETLMEILEKAGCLIGPPSCGACLGGPEDTFGRTHANEVVISTTNRNFHGRMGSMESKVYLASPYTAAASAVTGYITDPRKFMEGE
- a CDS encoding 2-isopropylmalate synthase, with protein sequence MRKVKIFDTTLRDGEQTPGVNLSIEEKLTIAKNLEELNVDIIEAGFAIASQADFDAIKEVAKTIKKCKVASLARATEKDIDRAWDAVKEAKYPRIHTFIATSDIHMKYKLKMSEDEVYNQAVEMVKYAKSKGCEVQFSCEDASRTRPEFLYRVLEGVIDAGAIVVNIPDTVGFTYPEEFYEIVKGIKENVPNIDKAEIAVHCHNDLGLATANALAAIRAGAAQIECTVNGLGERAGNTAIEELAMTLKVRPEGYGVECGINHSKIYHVSKTVSKLTGVDIQPNKAVVGDNAFAHESGIHQHGVLENSSTYEIMTPESIGRAKNKLVFGKHSGKHAFKDKLIELGYELSEEKIDDIFKKFKKLTDIKKEILDEDIESLALGGLRTVEKSYDLTSFNITRIPGHTTQAEVKMVAKSEIRTAIAEGDGPVSAVYNAINTITGCKNCTLKDYSIKSITSASDAQGEARVEVEIDGKVYIGKGIKTDIIEASAVAYIDAINRSLINVNK